The following proteins are encoded in a genomic region of Brachypodium distachyon strain Bd21 chromosome 1, Brachypodium_distachyon_v3.0, whole genome shotgun sequence:
- the LOC100842591 gene encoding FH protein interacting protein FIP2, producing the protein MESPDPSSSAPVLLNIGGKKYATTAETLTQREPGSMLAAMFSGRHTLPRHPTTGAVFVDRDGKHFRHILNWLRDGDIPVLSESEYQQLLREAEYYQLLGLADYITEKLSWKKGDGTLETELTRKDVIKCIQAQKTRFRGVNLSGLDLSKLDLSEVDFSYACIEKTNFSSANLHKAKFKLVEAACSSFEHANLHECELTGANLKEAVLDRANVQSANLQDACLTGCSFIETDLRSAHLQSANLMGADLNGANLEGANLKGAKLTGTNLQGANLQRAYLREVDLRETDLTGAKLGGANLLGTIR; encoded by the exons atggagtCGCCGgatccctcctcctccgctcctgTCCTCCTCAACATCG GTGGGAAGAAGTACGCGACCACCGCCGAGACGCTCACGCAGCGGGAGCCCGGCTCCATGCTCGCCGCCATGTTCAGCGGCAGGCACACGCTCCCGCGCCACCCCACCACG GGGGCGGTGTTCGTGGACAGGGACGGGAAGCATTTCAGGCATATCCTCAATTGGCTAAGGGACGGTGACATCCCTGTGCTGTCTGAGTCCGAGTACCAGCAGCTCCTGCGAGAGGCGGAGTACTACCAGTTGCTC GGTTTGGCTGATTACATAACTGAGAAATTGTCTTGGAAAAAGGGTGACGGTACGTTGGAGACTGAATTGACACGCAAGGATGTGATCAAGTGCATCCAAGCCCAGAAAACCAGATTCCGTGGAGTGAATCTATCTGGCCTTGATCTATCTAAGCTT GACTTATCAGAGGTGGACTTCAGCTATGCATGCATTGAGAAGACCAATTTTTCCTCTGCTAATCTTCATAAAGCAAAGTTTAAG CTGGTGGAAGCTGCTTGTTCTTCATTTGAACATGCAAATTTACACGA GTGTGAGCTTACTGGAGCAAATCTTAAAGAAGCTGTCCTAGATAGAGCGAACGTTCAAAGTGCAAACCTACAAG ATGCATGCTTAACGGGCTGTAGTTTCATTGAAACAGATCTTCGGTCCGCCCATTTACAG AGTGCTAATCTTATGGGTGCTGATTTGAATGGAGCTAACCTTGAAGGGGCCAATCTCAAG GGGGCTAAGTTGACAGGTACAAACTTGCAAGGTGCAAATCTTCAGCGAGCCTACTTGAGAGAAGTTGATTTGCGTGAAACT GATTTAACTGGGGCTAAGCTTGGAGGAGCAAATCTGCTTGGAACTATCAGATAA